Genomic segment of Falsibacillus pallidus:
CTACTGCCCATCGATCGAGGACAAAGTCGTAAGGTTCCATGACAAACCGCGCCACCAGATTTTCCTTGAGCCGGAAGGAAGGAACACGAAGGAAGTTTATGTACAGGGATTATCAACAAGCTTGCCTGAAGAAGTGCAGCGTAAAATCCTTGCGACCATCCCGGGGCTTGAAAATGTCCAAATGATGCGTGCAGGCTACGCGATTGAGTATGATGCCATCGTTCCAACGCAGCTTTGGCCGACGCTTGAAACAAAGAAAATTAAAAACCTCTATACAGCAGGCCAGATCAACGGGACTTCCGGGTATGAAGAAGCTGCTGGCCAGGGGCTAATGGCAGGGATCAATGCCGCTTGCCGTGCACTTGGCAAAGAGGAAGTCATCCTGAGCCGCTCTGATGCCTACATCGGCGTATTGATCGATGACCTTGTGACAAAAGGGACAAGCGAGCCATACCGCCTTTTGACATCCCGAGCGGAATACCGTCTGCTATTGAGACATGACAATGCCGATTTGAGACTGACAGAAGTCGGCCATAAAATCGGATTGATCACTGACGGCCGCTACGAAAGCTTCCAAACGAAAAAAGGCATGATCGAGGATGAGAAGAAACGTCTTGAATCCATCATCATCAAGCCGAATGAAGAAACGCAGGCTCTCATCAAAGAGGCAGGGGGAAGCGAATTGAAGGACGGCATCCGTGCATCCGACCTTTTGAAACGCCCTGAGATGAATTACGGCCATATCAAACAGCTTGTTCCTTCTGAAGTGGAGCTCTCCTCCGACATTGAGGAGCAAGTGGAAATCCAGGTTAAATATGAAGGATATATTGAAAAATCCCTTCAGCAGGTCGATAAGCTGAAGAAAATGGAGAATAAGAAAATACCTGATCATATTGACTACGATTCCATCAATGGACTTGCATCAGAAGCACGCCAAAAATTAAAAGAAGTCCGGCCTTTATCCATCGCACAGGCATCTCGGATCTCCGGGGTGAACCCTGCGGACGTATCAATCCTTCTCGTCTATATCGAGCAAGGAAAGATCGCGAAGGTTTCCGGAAACTAAGTCAGGAAGGATTGACCGATGAATATCGAGCAATTTACAAAGATGCTGGAAGAAAAGGGGATCTCCCTTTCTTCCAAGCAATTAAACCAATTTCAGCGCTACTATGAACTACTGGTGGAATGGAATGAAAAAATGAATTTGACGGCCATCACGGATCGTGAAGAAGTCTATTTAAAACATTTTTTCGACTCTGTTTCAGCTGCTTTTTACATCGAAGAATTCAAAGAGAATTTCTCGATCTGTGATGTTGGGGCAGGAGCGGGTTTTCCGAGCATCCCGTTGAAGATCTGCTTCCCGAATTTAAAGGTTTCCATCGTGGACTCTCTCAATAAGAGGATTACATTCCTCGAGACGCTGGCCAGCGAACTTGGGCTTGAAGGCACATCCTTCTTTCATGACCGGGCGGAGACTTTCGGACAAAAAGCGGAGCACCGCGAAAAGTATGATCTGGTAACGGCAAGGGCCGTGGCGAGAATGTCCGTTTTAAGCGAATTATGCCTGCCTCTTGTCAAACAGAATGGGCTGTTCATTGCCATGAAGGCTGCCAGTGCGGAAGATGAATTGACAGATTCCAAAAAAGCCATTGCCACGCTTGGCGGAAAACTTGAAAAAGTCTATTCATTCAAGCTTCCAGTCGAAGAAAGCGAAAGAAATATTGCAGTCATTCGCAAAACAAAAATCACTCCCAAAAAATATCCTCGAAAACCCGGAACACCAAACAAAACACCTTTGTAATGGGCAGAAATGCCCGTGAAAAAGGTGTGGAGAAATGTTTAATTTTGTCACATGAAGTGCAGGAACTTTAAGAGTAATAGAGAATATGTTTAAGGGAGTTTCTTAAAGGTGGTGTAGGACATGAAGCATCCTTTCTCTCGTTTATTTGGTCTTGGAGAAAAAGAGGAAGAGCAGTTTGAGAGAGAAGAAGTGCAGGGTGATCAGGAAGAAGTAAAAAAGATCCCCGTTCAGAATATCGTCCCCAATCGTTTTCAGCCGAGAACTGTTTTTGATACAGAGAAAATTGAAGAATTAGCACGCACCATTCATATCCACGGCATTATCCAGCCGATCGTAGTGCGTGAATTTGATAACGAACGCTTTGAAATCATTGCTGGTGAAAGAAGATGGAGAGCCGTCCAAACATTGGGATGGGATGTCGTTCCGGTCATTGTGAAAAATATGAGCGATACCGAGACAGCATCAGTCGCGCTGATTGAAAACCTCCAGCGGGAAGAGCTTTCTCCCATTGAAGAAGCCATCGCCTATGGAAAATTACTGGAATTACATAGCTTGACGCAAGAGGCACTTGCTCAGCGTCTTGGGAAGGGGCAATCGACTGTCGCCAATAAGCTTAGGCTTTTGAAGCTTCCGCAGGAGGTCCAGGAAGCCCTTTTGA
This window contains:
- the mnmG gene encoding tRNA uridine-5-carboxymethylaminomethyl(34) synthesis enzyme MnmG; this translates as MQYEAGQYDVIVIGAGHAGVEAGLASARMGAKTLMVTINLDMVAFMPCNPSVGGPAKGIVVREIDALGGEMGRNIDKTHIQMRMLNTGKGPAVRALRAQADKFAYQHEMKKTIENEPNMTLLQGMVEELIVEEDEVKGVVTQTGAVYTAKTVVITTGTFLRGEIILGDLKYSSGPNNQQPSIKLSEHLQRLGFDMVRFKTGTPPRVNSKTIDYSKTEIQPGDDVPRAFSYETTKYITDQLPCWLTYTNDQTHSLIDDNLHRSPMYSGMIKGTGPRYCPSIEDKVVRFHDKPRHQIFLEPEGRNTKEVYVQGLSTSLPEEVQRKILATIPGLENVQMMRAGYAIEYDAIVPTQLWPTLETKKIKNLYTAGQINGTSGYEEAAGQGLMAGINAACRALGKEEVILSRSDAYIGVLIDDLVTKGTSEPYRLLTSRAEYRLLLRHDNADLRLTEVGHKIGLITDGRYESFQTKKGMIEDEKKRLESIIIKPNEETQALIKEAGGSELKDGIRASDLLKRPEMNYGHIKQLVPSEVELSSDIEEQVEIQVKYEGYIEKSLQQVDKLKKMENKKIPDHIDYDSINGLASEARQKLKEVRPLSIAQASRISGVNPADVSILLVYIEQGKIAKVSGN
- the rsmG gene encoding 16S rRNA (guanine(527)-N(7))-methyltransferase RsmG; translated protein: MNIEQFTKMLEEKGISLSSKQLNQFQRYYELLVEWNEKMNLTAITDREEVYLKHFFDSVSAAFYIEEFKENFSICDVGAGAGFPSIPLKICFPNLKVSIVDSLNKRITFLETLASELGLEGTSFFHDRAETFGQKAEHREKYDLVTARAVARMSVLSELCLPLVKQNGLFIAMKAASAEDELTDSKKAIATLGGKLEKVYSFKLPVEESERNIAVIRKTKITPKKYPRKPGTPNKTPL
- the noc gene encoding nucleoid occlusion protein is translated as MKHPFSRLFGLGEKEEEQFEREEVQGDQEEVKKIPVQNIVPNRFQPRTVFDTEKIEELARTIHIHGIIQPIVVREFDNERFEIIAGERRWRAVQTLGWDVVPVIVKNMSDTETASVALIENLQREELSPIEEAIAYGKLLELHSLTQEALAQRLGKGQSTVANKLRLLKLPQEVQEALLNKQLTERHARALIPLKDPAKQIQLMNEVIEKNLNVKQTEERVVKLLDNTERKPKPTRKAFSKDMRIAVNTIRQSLSMVSDSGINLDAAEEEFDEYYQFTIKIPKKK